In Spinacia oleracea cultivar Varoflay chromosome 5, BTI_SOV_V1, whole genome shotgun sequence, a single window of DNA contains:
- the LOC110784634 gene encoding ABC transporter E family member 2 — protein MSDRLTRIAIVSSDRCKPKKCRQECKKSCPVVKTGKLCIEVTPLTKLAFISEELCIGCGICVKKCPFEAIQIINLPKDLSKDTTHRYGPNTFKLHRLPVPRPGQVLGLVGTNGIGKSTALKVLAGKLKPNLGRFNNPPDWQEILTYFRGSELQNYFTRILEDNLKANIKPQYVDNIPKAVQGNVGEVLDKKDERDMKLVLCEDLELNKVLDRKVGDLSGGELQRFAIAVVAMQSGEIYMFDEPSSYLDVKQRLKAARVIRSLLSPKSYVIVVEHDLSVLDYLSDFICCLYGKPGAYGVVTLPFSVREGINIFLAGFVPTENLRFREESLTFKVAETPQDNAEEIETYARYKYPTMSKVLGNFKMRVVEGEFTDSQIIVMLGENGTGKTTFIRMLAGLLKPDNVETGDVEIPEFNVSYKPQKISPKFAGSVRALLHQKIRDSYTHPQFNSDVMKPLQIEQLMDQEVVNLSGGELQRVALTLCLGKPADIYLIDEPSAYLDSEQRIVASKVIKRFILHAKKTAFVVEHDFIMATYLADRVVVYEGIPSVDCTANSPQSLLNGMNLFLSHLDITFRRDPTNYRPRINKLESAKDREQKSAGTYYYLDD, from the exons ATGTCAGACCGTTTGACACGTATTGCTATAGTGAGCTCAGATCGGTGCAAGCCTAAAAAGTGCCGTCAGGAGTGCAAAAAGAGCTGTCCCGTGGTTAAGACAG GGAAATTATGTATCGAGGTTACACCATTAACAAAACTTGCTTTCATCTCGGAGGAACTGTGCATTGGATGCGGTATTTGTGTCAAG AAATGCCCTTTTGAAGCAATTCAGATCATTAATCTTCCAAAAGATTTGAGCAAGGATACTACACACCGTTATGGCCCCAACACTTTCAAATTACATAG GCTACCTGTCCCAAGACCAGGGCAAGTTCTTGGCTTAGTGGGAACAAACGGCATTGGGAAGTCAACTGCTCTCAaagttttggctggaaaattgAAGCCCAATTTGGGGAGGTTCAAT AACCCACCTGACTGGCAAGAGATCTTAACATATTTCCGTGGATCAGAACTGCAAAATTATTTTACGCGCATATTGGAAGATAATCTAAAG GCCAACATCAAGCCCCAGTATGTGGATAACATTCCAAAGGCAGTACAAGGAAATGTTGGAGAGGTCTTAGATAAGAAAGATGAGAGAGACATGAAGCTTGTACTCTGTGAAGATCTGGAGCTTAATAAAGTCCTAGATCGCAAAGTGGGTGATCTATCTGGTGGTGAACTGCAGAGGTTTGCCATTGCAGTTGTGGCTATGCAGAGTGGGGAGATATATATGTTTGACGAACCTTCTAGTTATTTGGATGTGAAACAGAGACTCAAAGCAGCCCGAGTTATTAGATCGTTGCTGAGCCCCAAAAG CTACGTTATTGTCGTGGAGCATGATCTTAGTGTTTTAGACTATCTTTCAGACTTCATTTGCTGCTTATATGGTAAACCGGGTGCATATGGAGTTGTGACCCTGCCATTCTCTGTTAGAGAAGGAATCAATATATTCTTAGCAGGGTTTGTGCCCACAGAAAATCTCCGTTTCCGAGAAGAATCTCTTACTTTCAAG GTTGCTGAGACTCCTCAAGATAATGCTGAGGAGATTGAGACGTATGCTCGGTACAAATATCCAACAATGTCAAAAGTTTTGGGTAATTTTAAAATGCGTGTCGTGGAGGGTGAATTTACAGATTCACAGATTATTGTGATGTTGGGAGAAAATGGTACAGGGAAGACAACATTTATCCGTATGCTG GCTGGTTTACTAAAGCCTGATAACGTGGAAACTGGGGATGTGGAAATACCTGAATTTAATGTCTCTTACAAGCCCCAGAAAATCAGTCCAAAATTCGCGGGCTCTGTCAGGGCTCTTTTACATCAGAAGATAAGGGATTCATATACTCATCCTCAGTTTAACTCAGATGTCATGAAGCCTCTTCAGATTGAGCAGTTAATGGATCAAGAAGTTGTGAATCTATCTGGTGGAGAGTTGCAGAGAGTTGCTTTAACTTTGTGTCTGGGAAAG CCTGCAGATATTTATTTGATAGATGAACCAAGTGCATATCTGGACTCTGAGCAGCGTATTGTGGCTTCAAAGGTGATAAAGAGATTTATACTCCACGCCAAGAAGACTGCATTTGTTgttgaacatgattttataATGGCAACATACTTAGCAGACAGAGTAGTTGTCTATGAGGGGATACCGTCAGTGGATTGTACTGCTAATTCTCCCCAATCGTTGTTGAACGGAATGAATCTTTTCTTATCG CATCTGGATATCACATTTAGAAGGGACCCCACTAATTATCGCCCGAGAATTAACAAGCTGGAGTCCGCAAAGGACAGGGAGCAGAAATCGGCAGGGACTTATTATTACCTGGATGATTGA
- the LOC110784635 gene encoding uncharacterized protein — protein MAVAITKLSMLTRPTSPIRPFVYSNPNLLRLISLPPSIRWNSAAPTETVVDESQFIIKPSISNNPGSGTNVREWKKMSSKELGICTSMISEPAKVALKKLKKNGYEVYLVGGCVRDLILKRVPKDFDILTSAELIEVKGTFPQCEIVGKRFPICHVHISDHVIEVSSFSTGQQKYNRNFSFPLRGSIDCDEKDKVRWRNCMERDFTVNGLMFDPFARLVFDYLGGLEDIRKAKLQTTIPASISFHQDCARILRAIRIAARTGFSLARETAQSVRNLSFLILRLHKGRILMEMNYMLAYGSAEASLRLLWRFGLLELLLPLQAAYFVRCGFSRRDNGSNMLLTLFANLDKLLAPDRPCHNSLWFTILAFHKALSDRARDPSVIAAFVLAVNNGGDIAEAVKIARVISQPNEENFPELLKLDNLDEMELRDEVLCFAGSVNHALSEMTDENAVSKAMAKYPQAPYSDLVFILPGLYFRAQMILGCVGKGKEKGYLSKPGGKIDYKMLAEGGLQEVRHIFARVVFDTVYPFT, from the exons ATGGCAGTTGCAATCACTAAACTTTCTATGTTAACAAGACCCACTTCTCCAATTCGTCCCTTCGTTTACTCAAATCCGAATCTTCTTCGTCTCATTTCTCTGCCCCCTTCAATTCGCTGGAATTCTGCCGCACCAACTGAAACTGTTGTTGATGAATCACAATTTATCATCAAACCCTCAATTTCAAATAACCCAg GAAGTGGTACAAATGTTCGAGAATGGAAGAAAATGAGTTCCAAAGAACTTGGAATTTGTACATCAATGATTTCTGAGCCTGCCAAGGTGGCCCTGAAGAAGCTGAAGAAAAATG GATATGAGGTGTATCTAGTTGGAGGCTGTGTTCGAGATCTTATACTGAAGCGTGTCCCCAAGGATTTTGATATATTGACCTCAGCAGAGTTAATAGAG GTTAAAGGAACATTTCCACAGTGTGAAATTGTTGGGAAAAGATTTCCCATCTGCCATGTCCATATCAGTGACCATGTTATAGAG GTCTCAAGTTTTAGCACTGGCCAGCAGAAGTACAACAGAAACTTCAGTTTTCCTTTAAGAGGATCTATTGACTGTGATGAAAAGGACAAAGTTCGATGGAGAAACTGTATGGAGCGGGACTTTACAGTTAACGG gttgatgTTTGATCCTTTTGcaagattagtttttgattatCTTGGGGGACTGGAAGATATTAGAAAAGCTAAA TTGCAGACTACAATCCCTGCTAGCATTTCATTTCACCAGGACTGTG CTCGCATCCTGCGTGCAATTAGAATTGCAGCCCGGACAGGATTTTCTTTAGCCAGGGAAACTGCTCAGTCTGTTAGAAATTTATCTTTTTTAATATTAAGGCTGCATAAG GGTAGAATACTTATGGAGATGAATTATATGCTTGCTTATGGTTCTGCTGAAGCCTCTTTAAGACTGTTGTGGAGGTTTGGACTGCTGGAACTACTTCTCCCTCTTCAG GCAGCATACTTTGTTCGCTGTGGCTTTTCGAGACGAGACAACGGATCAAACATGCTTCTG ACTTTGTTTGCAAACCTGGACAAACTTTTGGCACCAGATAGGCCATGCCACAATAGTTTATG GTTCACAATCTTGGCATTTCATAAGGCTCTATCAGACCGAGCTAGGGATCCTTCAGTTATTGCTGCCTTTGTACTGGCTGTTAATAATGGCGGGGATATTGCAGAAGCAGTTAAAATTGCAAGGGTTATTTCTCAGCCTAATGAAGAGAACTTTCCAGAATTGCTGAAACTTGATAATTTGGACGAAATGGAATTGAGGGATGAGGTTCTGTGTTTCGCGGGATCAGTTAATCATGCCCTTTCAGAGATGACAGATGAGAATGCTGTGTCAAAGGCAATGGCTAAATATCCTCAGGCGCCTTACTCAGATTTG GTGTTTATCCTTCCAGGGTTGTATTTCAGAGCTCAAATGATTTTAGGATGTGTAGGAAAAGGTAAAGAGAAGGGATATTTGTCCAAGCCGGGCGGTAAGATAGATTATAAGATGTTAGCTGAAGGAGGATTGCAGGAAGTCAGACATATTTTTGCTAGGGTGGTTTTTGATACTGTCTACCCCTTTACCTAG